A window of Nicotiana tabacum cultivar K326 chromosome 24, ASM71507v2, whole genome shotgun sequence contains these coding sequences:
- the LOC107827117 gene encoding F-box/FBD/LRR-repeat protein At1g13570-like encodes MMPPKGKKQYHCQTLTLDMLSSLPENVIDDILVRLPLRDVVRTSILSKKWRYNWCRLPELALDQTLWITKKDLMYFTHKFTKIVNHIMRFHDGPITKFTLFIPYLERSPNIDKLIRFLRRNGIRHLVLRLPIRGNPYELPPSFFTCFELRHLTLQNCSVQPPPACRGFDRLISLELRDVTISSKLLESLISHCLLLEQLVLQISSALSDVIGINAPMLRSFDFTGSMSSICLKRSPLLAKLSLMHREYYVAARKSNIAEFFESFSALEYLHLNDMSFVAGAGEIPTRLSFNLNCVKHLRISSIFLGCWDEVACALCLIKSFPYLQYMEIKVERDDNDIPALECLDVERFSDVSFNHLREVKLIQTNGTIPEMQLMKLLLAVSPGLERMLIEPCLVEDSAAVRLLAELTKFQRASPEAEVVYNLDKHPYNRPV; translated from the exons ATGATGCCTCCTAAGGGCAAAAAGCAATATCACTGTCAAACTTTAACTCTCGATATGCTTAGCAGCCTCCCTGAGAATgtaattgatgatattcttgtgcgTTTGCCTTTACGAGATGTTGTGAGGACTAGCATCTTATCAAAGAAATGGAGGTATAACTGGTGCAGACTTCCAGAATTGGCGCTTGATCAAACACTCTGGATAACCAAAAAGGATTTAATGTACTTTACACATAAATTTACAAAGATTGTCAACCACATTATGAGATTTCATGATGGACCAATCACAAAGTTCACCCTCTTCATTCCTTATTTGGAAAGATCTCCTAATATTGACAAATTGATACGTTTCCTCCGTAGAAATGGCATTCGGCATCTTGTTCTTAGACTTCCAATCAGGGGTAACCCGTACGAATTGCCGCCTTCATTTTTCACGTGTTTCGAGTTGAGGCATTTGACTCTCCAAAATTGTTCAGTACAACCTCCACCAGCCTGCAGAGGATTTGATAGGCTAATTAGCCTGGAATTACGTGATGTTACAATTTCTTCCAAGTTGCTTGAAAGTTTAATCTCTCATTGCTTGTTGCTTGAGCAATTAGTGCTGCAGATCTCAAGTGCGTTAAGCGATGTCATTGGAATTAATGCTCCCATGCTGAGATCTTTTGACTTCACAGGCAGTATGAGTTCTATCTGTTTAAAACGTAGCCCTCTTCTGGCAAAACTTTCACTTATGCATAGGGAATATTATGTGGCGGCACGAAAAAGTAATATTGCCGAGTTTTTTGAGTCCTTTTCTGCTCTAGAATACCTCCACTTAAATGACATG TCCTTTGTTGCAGGAGCAGGTGAAATACCAACAAGGCTTTCGTTTAATCTTAACTGTGTCAAACATCTTCGCATATCTAGTATTTTTCTGGGTTGCTGGGATGAGGTTGCATGCGCTCTTTGTCTGATAAAAAGCTTTCCATATTTACAATATATGGAAATTAAG GTGGAGCGCGATGACAATGATATACCAGCTCTAGAATGTCTTGACGTGGAACGTTTCTCAGATGTGTCATTTAATCACCTCAGGGAAGTTAAGCTAATACAAACTAATGGCACAATCCCTGAGATGCAGCTTATGAAGCTTTTGTTGGCCGTGTCTCCCGGGCTGGAGAGAATGCTAATCGAGCCATGTCTAGTTGAAGATTCTGCAGCTGTCAGATTACTCGCTGAGCTAACAAAATTTCAGCGGGCATCACCTGAAGCAGAAGTTGTCTATAACTTGGATAAGCATCCATATAACCGTCCTGTTTGA